Proteins from one Mytilus galloprovincialis chromosome 11, xbMytGall1.hap1.1, whole genome shotgun sequence genomic window:
- the LOC143051340 gene encoding conoporin-Cn1-like translates to MEKDVDSSCQELENDKGRRVDWGKFESTMRNSMILGESFNGGPDLQNLMRSNTALTCGIAVQNWTNTELSSPHYTSFTGMLSIPPTSIPSGTIQAVVSHKSTIGIRGCSGLISWKLKSRRVVMAWTIPYFSSNALAVGITNNTCDVHDDKWFRKMMQEKSDNEITFTKEVYQNGKACKECKVVSSDGKYEVLATMGTSARSEIKVYVRGTTFDTSHKSIRSKQLTTKTGRNDSGPF, encoded by the exons GCCGTCGTGTTGATTGGGGTAAATTTGAATCAACTATGCGAAACTCCATGATTTTGGGAGAATCATTTAACGGAGGACCAGATCTGCAAAATCTGATGAGATCCAACACAGCTCTAACATGCGGGATTGCAGTACAAAATTGGACTAACACTGAGTTATCTTCCCCTCACTATACATCATTTACAGGCATGCTGTCAATACCACCCACGTCTATACCATCAGGAACAATTCAGGCAGTG GTTAGTCACAAAAGCACTATTGGTATAAGAGGATGCAGCGGGCTGATATCCTGGAAACTAAAAAGCAGACGTGTTGTCATGGCATGGACGATCCCATACTTTTCTTCAAATGCCCTGGCCGTTGGAATAACAAACAATACCTGCGATGTGCATGATGATAAGTGGTTCAGAAAAATGATGCAAGAAAAGAGTGACAACGAAATCACTTTTACTAAGGAAGTTTACCAGAATGGCAAGGCATGCAAAGAGTGTAAAGTTGTATCTTCTGATGGAAAGTATGAAGTTCTCGCAACCATGGGGACAAGTGCTAGGTCCGAGATAAAGGTTTATGTCCGTGGAACCACTTTTGATACATCTCATAAATCTATTCGATCGAAGCAACTTACAACCAAAACAGGTAGAAATGACTCTGGTCCATTCTGA